GTTTTAAAGCAAAGCGCTGGTAAGCGAAGATATCTAGGTTGCCGCTTTTGTAGTCTTCATAGAATTTGGCGTTTTGTTCACGGAAATGGTCGGCATCGACATAGCCTTTATCGACTAAAAATTCACCCCACAGGTAATCGCTGTCGTTGGCGATCAGGGTGTTGTCCAAATCAAAAATTGCCAGGGCCATAATTGTCTTCTCTTTATATTGCTTTGCTGTATTACTTTTTATATAGATGTTTATTTATCTATGTTTTTATCAACGTTTTTATTTAAGGTTTTGCCGCAAATGCTAAGGGATTTAAGCGCTTGATACAAGTTGCTTGACGGAAAACGATTGGATCAATGTTTTTCATAGGTTTTGTTACGTATTGATGTTGAATCCGGATAAAAAGCAATGAAAGCGCAGAGGCTTTTGGTTTAGCTTTTAGGGGGATTGATAATTAATTGCCGTCATGGCGCTATTTTACATTGAAAAAAACTGATTTTTTCGGCACTATTACCGCATATATAAAGATTTTATTTTAAGGTTCACATGATTGATGAAAACGGATATCGGCCTAATGTCGGTATTATTATTGTTAATAAAGAGGGTAAGCTGTTTTGGGGAAAACGAATACAACAAGATGCTTGGCAATTTCCACAAGGAGGTATTCGTGAAAATGAAACTCCGCAGCAAGCCGTCTTTAGGGAGCTAAAGGAAGAGGTGGGTCTGGAACCGTCCGATGTGCGAGTTTTAGGCAGAACCGATGACTGGATTAGCTACGATTTACCCAAACACCTGATTCGCCATTACAGTCAACCTGTCTGTGTCGGTCAAAAGCAGATCTGGTTTATGTTGGGATTTGAAGGTGATGTCAAAAATATCAACCTGACCCAGCACGAATCACCTGAATTTGAGGATTGGGATTGGGTCGACTATTGGCGCCCGGTTCAAGAGGTGGTCAGTTTTAAACAGGCGGTCTATCATCAGGCGTTGACTGAACTGCTGCCTACCTTGGAAACTTTTTGGCTAAACAGAAAGTAAATTATAAAGACCCGTTAAGTTTGTCGCTGACGGGTTTTTTTATGCGCGAAACGAAATAGCTGAATTTGCCATTTAATTGCTTTGATGGCGGAGCAGGTGACAGTTTTTAGCAAAAAATGTGATTTATCGATAAAAAAACCGATTTATATTGTTTAATTATCATGCGTTTAGTGAATTATATGGCGGTCAGAGGGCGTTTTAGTGATGTTTGAAGCCTGTATTTTTACTTTAAAAATGTTATGATTCACAGAATTTATTTGCGTATTTTGCCAGTTAAAACAATCAATCGACAACCTCTCGTTCGGGGCGTTGAAGAAGCAAAATACGATCTTGGGAAACTAAGTAGCTGGAACCCAAGATAATGTTGGCAGTTCAAGTGATGAACGATTTGAACTGATCCTTTCAGGCCCACCCAGCACCTGAGGAAACCTTCCAACCCATGAGGAAAATTTTAGTATGAGCGAGAATTTTGTCGATCAAGATCCACAAGAAACCCAAGAGTGGATCGATGCTCTAGAAGCCGTTGTATCATTTGAAGGCACGGATAAGGCACAGCACATTATTGCCAGCCTTATCGAAAAAGCCCGTGTTCACGGCATAGATATCCCGTATTCAGCCAACACCCCTTATATCAATACCATCGCTGAAGAAAATCAGGCTAATTATCCAGGTGATCTGACTTTAGAGAAAAAGCTTCGCGCGATTTTGCGTTGGAATGCGATGGCAATCGTATCTGGTGCCAATAAAAACACCAGTGTGGGTGGGCATATCGCCTCATACGCATCGAGTTGTACTCTATATGAAGTAGGGATGAACCACTTCTTTAAGGGGCCTAAGCATCCACAGGGTGCCGATATGGTCTTTTTCCAGGGGCACACTTCACCGGGTATGTACTCGCGCTCTTTCTTGGAAGGTCGTCTAAACGAAGAACAATTGCGTAATTATCGTCAAGAAGTAGACGGTAACGGTCTATCGTCTTACCCGCACCCTTGGTTGATGTCCGATTACTGGCAGTTCCCGACGGTATCGATGGGTCTTGGACCGCTAATGGCGATCTACCAAGCGCGTTTTATGAAATATATGCAAGCGCGTGGTTTGGCCGAAACAACCGGACGTAAGGTCTGGGCATTCCTGGGTGACGGTGAGATGGATGAGCCGGAATCACGTGGTGCGATTCAGCTGGCTAAACGTGAGAAGCTGGACAACCTGGTATTCGTTATCAACTGTAACCTACAGCGCCTAGATGGACCGGTACGTGGTAACGACAGCATTATCCAAGAGCTGGAAGGTGTCTTCCGTGGTGCCGGCTGGAACGTACTGAAAGTGCTTTGGGGGTCTGGTTGGGATCGTCTATTGCAAAAAGACAAAACCGGTAAGCTGGTTGAGCGTATGGGCGAAGTGCCTGACGGTGAATACCAGGCTTATAAAGCCAAAGACGGTGCCTTTGTGCGTCAGCACTTCTTCGGTAAATACCCGGAAACCGCCGAGTTGGTTGCCGATATGACCGATGACGAGATTTTCCGTCTGACCCGTGGCGGTCACTCACCACGTAAGATCTACAACGCCTATAAGCGGGCTACCGAAACCGTTGGTCAACCATCGGTAATCCTTGCCAAGACCGTCAAGGGTTACGGTATGGGTGCTTACGGTGAAGCGGCGAACACCGCTCACCAGCAGAAGAAATTGGATAACGAAGGTTATAAGTATTTCCGTGACCGTTTCGCGATTCCAATCTCCGATGAAGAGATTGATAAAGGCCCGGTTCCTTTCTATCAGCCATCGGAAGATTCAGATGTGATGCAGTATATGCGTGCGCGTCGTGAAGAGTTGGGTGGAGCCTTGCCGTCACGTCAGGACAATGCCGAAGCTTTACCTGTGCCATCATTGGATACTTTCAAAATGCTGACGGAAGGTACTGGTGAGCGTGAAATGTCGACTACGATGGCATTTGTGCGTCTGATCTCAATCCTATTGCGCGATAAGACTTTGGGGCCACGTGTTGTGCCGATCATTCCTGATGAAGCACGTACTTTCGGTATGGAAGGTCTGTTCCGTCAGGTCGGTATCTACGATCCGGCCGGTCAGCTATATCAGCCGATGGATTCGGACCAGTTGATGTGGTACAAGGAATCGGCCAACGGTCAGGTATTTGAAGAAGGTATCAACGAAGCTGGTGCTATGGCGAACTGGGTGGCTGCGGCGACCGCTTATGCCAACTACGGCGTGAGCATGATCCCATTCTATATCTACTACTCAATGTTCGGTTTCCAGCGTATCGGTGACTTGGCATGGGCAGCCGGTGACTCGCGTGCACGCGGTTTCCTGATCGGGGGTACCGCAGGGCGTACCACGCTTGAAGGTGAAGGTCTGCAGCACCAGGACGGTCATAACCTGATTCAGTTTGACCATGTACCGAACTGTATGACATACGACCCAACATTCGCGTTTGAGATGGCGGTGATTATCCGTGACGGTATCAAGCGCATGTTTGCTGAGAAAGAAGACGTGTTCTATTACATCACCGCGATGAACGAGAACTACTCGCATCCTGCTATGCCGGAAGGTGCCGAAGACGGTATCCTGAAAGGGCTTTATAAGTTCAAGGATTCTTCTGCCAAGCATAAGAACAAGGTGCAGTTGATGGGGTCAGGGACAATCTTCCGTGAAGTTATCGCCGCGGCGGAAATGCTTGAATCCGAATGGGATGTGGCAGCCGATATCTGGGGTGTACCAAGTTTCAACTTGCTACGTCGTGACGGTATGGAAGTCACTCGCTGGAATACGTTGCATCCTAAAGAGACTGCGAAAAAACCATATGTTACCGAAACATTGGAAGGTTCAGAAGGACCGTTTATTGTCGCAACCGACTATATCCGTGACTACCCTGAGCGTATCCGTCAATATGTTCCAGGCGAATACTATGTGTTAGGTACCGACGGTTTCGGTCGTTCCGATACTCGTGAGCAACTACGTAAGTTCTTCGAGGTTAACCGTTATTACGTGGTGGTTTCTGCGCTTAAATCGCTTGCCGACGCCGGCACAATCAAGGCCGATGTAGTGGCTAAAGCCATTGAAAAATATGGTATCGATAGCGATAAGCCTTTCCCGACTCACGCTTAATCATGTCAGCCGTAGCAAGCCCGCTACGGCTTTTTTATTGACAATACGGTTAGTGAGCTAATGCCATAACCGTATGGTTCGACAGGTTTTTTTGAGTGTTTATAAGTAGCTTAAACACGAATAAAGGAATTTTAAACATGGCGACACAACAAATTACGATCCCAGATATCGGTGATTTTGACGCAGTAGAAGTAATTGAAATCCTGGTTGCAGCAGGCGACGAGGTAGCGGTAGACGATTCACTGGTAACGCTTGAATCCGACAAGGCCACGATGGAGATCCCATCACCTGTGGCAGGAAAAATCACAAACGTAGCGATTTCGATTGGTGACAGCGTTTCCGAAGGCACCTATATTATGGATGTCGAAGTTTCCGGCGATGCAGCAGCTCCGGCAGAAGAAAAGCCGGCAGCGCCACAAGAACCGGCTCCGGCACCACAGGCACCAGCTCCAGCACAAGCACCGGATTCGGCACAAGAGCCAGCGCCACAGCCGTCTGCGGCTTCACCTGCGGCCATTGCAGCAGCGTCAAAACCGGTCAATGCACAAGAGATGGGCGCGTCTTCACACGCTTCGCCATCGGTACGTGCATTTGCACGTAAGCTAGGTGTTGACCTGACAACCGTTGCCGGTACTGGGCCAAAAGGTCGTATCCAGCAGACTGACGTGGAAGCGGCGATAAAAGCGGTTATGTCCGGTCAAAAAGCGGCTCCGGGCGGCGCAGTTTCTGGTGGAATGGGAATTCCTCCGGTGCCAGAAGTTGATTTCAGCAAGTTTGGTGAAACCACAACCGAAGAGTTAGGCCGAATCAAGAAAATTTCCGGTAAGTTCCTACACGCCAGTTGGTTGAACGTACCGCACGTCACGCAGTTCGATGAGTGTGACATCACCGAGATGGATCAGTTCCGTAAGGATCAGAAAGCTGCCGCCGAGAAGCAGGGCATTAAGCTGACGCCACTGGTGTTTGTGATGAAAGCGGTGGTCAAGGCACTGCAGGACTTCCCAAGTTTCAATGCATCGCTATCGCCTGATGGCCAATCAATCATTAAAAAGCATTACTACAATATCGGTATCGCGGTCGATACGCCAAACGGTTTGGTGGTGCCAGTGGTGAAGGATGTCGATAAAAAAGGCATCTATGAACTATCGCAAGACTTGATGGAAATCTCTGCCAAAGCGCGTGACGGTAAGCTAGGGCCTGCCGATATGGCCGGTGGCACTTTCACCATCTCCAGCCTTGGCGGTATCGGTGGAACTCAGTTCACGCCAATCGTCAATGCGCCGGAAGTGGCGATTATGGGGCTTTCTAAAGCGAAGATGCAGCCGGTTTGGAACGGTAGCGAATTTGCACCACGTCTGGTGATGCCGTTCAGCGTGTCTTACGACCATCGTGCGATTGACGGTGCCGAAGGTGTGCGCTTTACCACAACGGTAGGTAACTACCTGTCTGATCTACGCCAACTGATTCTTTAAGGAAAGACCATGACCAAGATTGTAGATATTGTTATTCCTGATATCGGTGACTTTGCCGAAGTTGATGTGATTGAAGTGCTGGTTAGTGCCGGTGATGAAGTGGCGCAGGACGATTCTCTGGTCACCTTGGAATCGGATAAGGCGACGATGGAAATTCCGGCGCCGTTTGCCGGGAAAATTGTTTCTCTGACCGCGGCGGTAGGTGATAAGGCCTCTGAAGGTTCGATTATCGGAACCATGGAAATCGCCAATACCGAAACCGTGGCGGCGAATGTTGAAGACAGCGTGGCGCACGAAGCTCCTAAGCCTGAAGCAACTCCAGCTCAGCAGGCCGAAGCTCCACAAGCGGTCTCAGCGGCGGATTTACCGCCTGCCGATATGACATGCGAAGTGTTGGTGCTAGGTTCGGGCCCTGGTGGTTATACTGCCGCCTTCCGTGCCGCCGATCTAGGTAAAAAAGTGGTGATGATCGAGCGTTATGAAAACATCGGTGGTGTTTGTCTAAACGTTGGTTGTATTCCGTCTAAAGCGCTATTGCATATGTCGGTCGTACTGAACGAAACCCGCGAAATGGGTGCGCACGGTATCACTTTCGCCGAGCCTGAAATCGACACCAATAAAATGCGAGCTTACAAAGACTCGGTTATCGGTAAGCTAACCGGTGGTTTGGCGGGTCTTGCCAAGGCGCGTAAGGTTGAAGTCGTTCAAGGTTACGGTAAGTTCAGCTCGGCCAATACCGTCACGGTTGATATGGCTGATGGTTCAACCAAGACCATCGCCTTTGAAAAAGCGATTATCGCTGCCGGTTCACGCGTGGTGAAACTGCCGTTTATCCCGCATGACGATCCGCGTGTTATGGATTCAACCGATGCATTGGAACTTGAAGAAGTACCAAAACGTATGCTGGTTATCGGTGGTGGGATTATCGGTCTGGAAATGGCGCAGGTTTATGACTCACTGGGTGCGAGCATCACCGTGGTCGAACTGGGCGATACCATTATTCCGGGTGCCGATAAGGACATTTCCAAGCCGCTATTGAAGAAAATCAAAAAGCAGTACGAAAACGTGTTCCTAAAATCAAAAGTCACCAATGTCGAAGCCAAAGACGAAGGTCTGGTGGTGACATTCGAAGGTAAGGATTGCCCGGAAACCGATACGTTTGATCGTATCTTGGTTGCGGTAGGGCGTACACCAAACGGTAAACTGATCGATGCCGAGAAAGCCGGTGTTGCGGTCAACGATTGGGGCTTTATCGAAGTCGATGAACGCCAGAAAACCAATGTTGATCACATCTATGCGATCGGTGATATCGTTGGTCAGCCAATGCTGGCGCACAAAGCGGTTCACGAAGGCAAGGTCGCTGCCGAAGTGATCTCTGGCATGAACAGTGCCTTTACGCCAATGGGGATTCCATCAGTTGCTTATACCGATCCGGAAGTGGCTTGGGCTGGTAAGACTGAAACTGAACTTAAGGCCGAAGGCGTTGAGTATGAAAAAGGTGCTTTCCCATGGGCGGCATCGGGTCGTAGCTTGAGTCTGGGGCGTGACGAAGGTCTGACCAAAGCGTTGTTCTGCGCCAAGACACATCGTTTGTTGGGTTGTGGTATTGTCGGGCCTAACGCCGGTGAACTGGTTGCCGAAGCGATGCTAGCGATTGAGATGGGGGCTGATATGCAAGATATCGGGCTGACCATCCATCCACATCCGACATTGAGTGAGACGATCTGCTTTGCGGCGGAGATGGCGGAGGGGACAATCACCGACCTAATGCCACCAAAAAAACGTAAATAGGGTCTAAAACGCCCAACTTCTTTGTTGGTGAAATGGTCACTTACTATTCGTAAGCTCACATTTCACCGCCGCGAATTTGAGCGTTTTATCTCCCTATTGGTATGAATAAGAAACCCGCATAAAGCGGGTTTTTTTATTGGTTTAAGTAGGCTAAACCATTACTTGTTAATTTAAAACGTGGCTGATTGCCATCTAATCTTTCTATATATTTATAGTTATTGATTTTGCTTTTTCTTCCTATGCTGTGATTTATGGATTGGTAAGCTCTATCTAGCTCGTCTCCAAGCTCCGAAGCAGTTAAAGAATTTTTATATTTCAATACATTTAATATTTCGTACTCTTTCATTGGTATTTGAATTTTACTTTCAATTGATCGTTTAAGATCGATATCAATAATTGATCTCAGCTCAACATTGCCTTGGCAAGTTGTACATGGAATTTTATGGTCAATGAAAATCTCTTTTTTTGAAAGATCATAGGTTTGACCACATGCAGAACACACTAGCTCTTTAGAGCTTTTCATCCAGTTTACAACGACAGGGTTGAAATCAAATACTCTTTCAATTCTAAATTTTCGATCACTTTTTTCATCAAAAATTAAATTGTTATCAATGCATAATCCATAGTTTAGAGAGAAAACACTAACGGTTTCGGTGTCTTTATTTTTCTGTTGGGAAAATTTTGTAATGAAAAAGTTAAACTCTAAGGTTTTTAAGATTTCTTCTAAATCTTCATGTACATATAAGTAATTAGATGGAGCTGTATTTGTAGTGTATTGTTCAAAGATTTTTGCATTCGAAGTACCAATGTGTTTCTTATTTTCTACTGCTTTTTGGATGAACTGTTTTAAGAGATCAAGTAGGTGAAATTTTTCAAAGGATTCATCATAGCTCTTATATTCAATATATTCGCTTTTAGTTAGAACAAACTCAATGTCATTCTTGTAATGCTGTCTTGCTGATTCTTGAAGTATTTTCTTTGTGATTTTTTTCTCTAAACTATTCGTCTTTTGTAGAGCAATTTCTAAAACTTTTCCAATGATTCTTGGTACATTGGAGCTTATTTGAAAAATAAGTTTGTAGTAATCATCTATTGAACTACCTTGTTTAAGATCAAAAAAAACGCCTAAATCGGTATCATTAAAATAGTAATTAAATCTTCTTTCTAAAAGCCTTTTTGTATATTTGATTGCTGACTCTTCGACTTTATCTGCACTTCCAATAGAATATAGATCGTAGTAATCGAGGCAATAAGTCGTTACTTTTTGTCTATCGATTGAAGGTAAATAATCTCTTCCAGGATAAAGAGATATTTTAAATTTGAAAAATTCATCGGATAGGTTATTTAGGGGCCCAACAATAAAATCTGTGAACACTTCCATTGATTCTTTATCTATTTCAGACATATCATCAAGACAAATAAAAACATGGTTAATCGGTATTCTTCGTAATAACTCTTTTAAATTATTCATGAAACCAATAATGTCAAAAAAACGTCCTAGAGCCCTAGTGAAGTCTTCTGTTTTATATTCTTCTGCGGATGTAATGTGTGACAGTTTACCTCCTATAGAAGGTTGATCTGATAAGTTTATATTTAGCTCTGATTCAGCGGTCTTATTGCTTTTTGATGAAGAGTGTTGGGAAGACTTAGTTTGAGCGGTGATGTCTTTAAATAGTGGTTGCTTTATATTTTGGAAAAGTTCGTTAAGTTCAGTTTCAAATTGTGTTTTCGTTATGCCTTTATTAGAAAAGAAATTTAAAAAACGGTTTTGAAAAACACTTGCTTTGATCTCTTTTTTTAGCTCATCTATTATTTTTTCGATAAAGAAGACATACAAACTTAATTTATCGAGGTTTTCTTTTGAAAGTTTAAGTTCTGTATTATTTATGTTTGTGTATGAAGATTTTTTTGTTTGTTCGAATAAAGCCTTCACGTCTATGTAGAGTGAAAGCTTGTCATTAGTCTTTCTAATTTCGTGTTGAAATCTATTAATAATTGTAGACTTACCTGTTCCTTTTCTACCTAGCAGTAAAGTAGTATTATTTTTTAACATTGATTTTAAGATTAATTCATTCTCTAATGGATCAACGTAAAGATTCTCAATGAGACTATCACCATTCTCGTTTTTTATTTCAGCTCTGCGATATTTGCTTAATGAATCAGATAAGGATAGGAATGTATCCGCAATATTTGTTGAACAGGTCATTTTGTATCCATAAATTTAGTAATAAGTTTAATTATATAAAAGTTTTTACTTATTTTTAGTTTAAGTGAATAATTGAGGGCAGTGTAAAAAAGGTCAGCTTGTGAAAAAGAATCAATGGGGTCAGACTCGATTGATTTTCTATTCAAACCCGCTAAATGCGGGTTTTGTTTTAAAAAAGCCCACCAATGTTCTTGGTTGGCATTGTTATAAACATCGTGTAACATTATTGGCGCAAGCGGAAACCGTCGCTTTGCGGTAGGCTATTCTGATCCTACGTCTTCTTTATCATCCGGGGCGGGCCGGCTCTTTATTCTATTTGAGAGCTTGAGTTGCTCTGTGGAGTTTTGTGTTGATTACCTTAACCCGAATTAAGCGTCGTCTGCTTTACGTTATTGTTTTTGAAATTACCGCGATTATCCTTTCAACCTTTGTGTTGATGCTGTTGAGTAACAGTGATGTTGACGAATCCTTACCTGTTGCGATTCTAATGTCGACAGCGGCGGTGGTTTGGAATTATCTTTTTAATACCGCGTTTGAATTTTGGGAGACGCGTCAGCAAATTAACAAGCGAACCTTGGCGGTGCGAAGCCTTCATGCGCTTGGTTTTGAAGGCGGATTGATTTTGATTTGTGTTCCGTTGTATATGGTTTGGTATGGTGTTGACCTATGGACGGCTTTTGCCATGGAAGCGGCATTGTTGTTGTTTTTCTTGGTTTACACGTTTGTTTTTACGTTTTTGTTTGACCAGGTATTTATTCTGCAACACCAAATGCCAGCCAAGGCCTGAGCCGTGAGGCGCTTTATTTTTCCAAGGAATGTAGTTTAATTTATGAATCCAGAAAACTTAAAAAAGCTTGTTGAAGTCACTATGCCTTATGGCAAATACAAGGGGCGTTTGCTTGCAGATTTGCCCGGTAATTACCTTAATTGGTTTGCAGCTAAGGGGTTTCCAGAGGGTAATTTAGGGCAGTTATTGGCTTTGATGCATGAGTTGGATCACAATGGTTTAAAAAGCCTGCTTGATCCGTTACGAAAATAACAGGGAAAATAACTGGGGAAATAATCGGTGTCAGACTCGATTGATTTGATGCTTTGCTATTTGAGCCCGCTTTATGCGGGTTTTTATTTTGTTGCTAAGGTACTTTTAAGTTTTTGTAGGGTGTTTTTTTGCTCTGATTTCACCAATTCAATGGCTTGAACCAAGCTGACTATCTGGCGGTCGCGGTCGTGCATTTCCGGTCATTCGCCGTAGACTTTATTGACTTCCAAGATATAGACCTTAACGCGCATTTTGCCACCCCATTTTTTATGGTTGTATTCATCGAATAGGGTACGGCTGATAATGCCTTTTACTCCGGCTTCTTCGTGGGCTTCTTAGGCGGTTTACCAAACCAGATCATCTGGAATTTCGAATTTGGCGTAGTAGGCTTTGTCTTCTTCGGATAGGTGGCTGTCGTGATTGTTGTTGTTTCTGATAATCACGGTGGCATCGCGCTGTTCGATTTTTTCCAACACTTCATTTGGCACAACCGTATAACCGTTATTAAAACGCACAATATGCAGCTGTTCATTGGCGAGGCCTTTTTGGGTTTTGCTGTTGATGTTTAATGTTTTCACCGCGCTGTCATCGGCAAAGTTGTAAGCGATATCACCTTGGTAATTTTTCAACTGATTGGCTTCGATAATCTGTTTCAGTTCGGCCTTTTTGGCGTTTTCGGCTTGCTGTTGCTGGCGTTGTTGATTGAGTTCGCGGTCGCGTTGCGCTTTTTCTTCGGCGGCTTTGGCGGCAAGTTGGGCGGCTTCGCTTTGCTGGATTTGACCTTTTTTGGCTTTATTGGCCTTACTTTTTTTGTTTTGCTGCTGTTTTTCGCGTTGCACTTGTTTGGCTTTTTTATCGGTTACCAAACCGGATTTTTTTAATTGATCAAACAAAGAACCTGCCATTGTTGTTGCCCTGTAGTTTATTGATGGGTGGATTTTATCGGCAGGTATTTTACGCGTAAAAAAGGGATGTTTCATTTATAAAAGTGATACGCTAAAACTCGCGTTGAAAAAAGCGGTTTTTTTATTTATTTTCCATTGAAAAAAAAGAGAGTTGAATGGCTTCCGATAAGCAAAACAAAGTTTCTACTGATAATAAGGATTTAAAGGCATTTAAAGCTCTGTTAGGAGCCGGTGGATCTGACGAAGAAATGAGTGGTGAAGAGGTTGAAAGTTTATGGGGTGAGCTCAGAGAAAAGAAAGAGCAACGGCTACGCAAAGAGAAAAGACAAGAATTCTGGATAACCAGTTTTTTTTGGGTCATCCTCGCATTGGCTCTCTACGGTTTATATTTGTTGGGTGCATTCTACAGTGGTTTGTTATTAATCGTTGGAAGTGTTCTGGGCTTTGTTTGGATTTATTATGATGGCAAACAATCCGCTGGTGGTAATTGGGCTACTTGGATATTGATACCGTTTGTGGCTATTCTTTTTTTAATAGGTATGGGGCTTTTGGTTTCTAGTTATATACGCTAGTCGTAAATAGGTGGTAAAACATCCGGTGGGTAGAGGGAGAATAGTATGGCAGTAAAACCGATTGATAAGACCTCTCAATCCGCATCCATCAGACAATGGAGCAGGTTGGCGCTGGTGTATCTGCTTATTCCGTTGATTTTATTTATATGCGCTGGCGATATCGATTGGTGGCAGGCATGGATTTATACTTTATTGATTGTTGTGGTTGGTATGGGCGGCCGCATATTGGCGAATCGTCGGCATCCCGGATTGACCGCTGAACGGCAAGATCTTGAAATTATCCAAAGTGCCAAATCTTGGGATAAAGTGCTAGCCCCTTTAATGGCGCTGAGTATCAGTTACCCGATGATGATTGTGGCGGGGCTGGATCATCGATTTCATTGGTCAGCGGAATTTTCGCTTGAGCTGAATGCGGTTGGATTTACGCTGATTGCATTCGGTTATGTTTTTTCCGCATGGTCATTGTTGGTTAATCGTTTTTTCTACAGTGTAGTGAGCGTTCGAACGGAACGAGGTCATAAGCTGTGTGATTCGGGTCCGTATCGGTTGGTGCGTCATCCGGGGTATGCCGGAAATATTGTGGCTGTATTCGGTATTGTAATGGCTCTGGATTCGCTGTGGGCATTGATACCTGCAATAGTCGCTTTGTTCATCACGGTGATTAGAACAGGGCTAGAGGACCGAACTTTACAGCAAGAACTGCCAGGTTATCGGGAGTATAGCCAGCGAGTGCGTTATCGGTTGATGCCAGGGATTTATTGATAGTTT
Above is a window of Thiomicrorhabdus sediminis DNA encoding:
- a CDS encoding RNA pyrophosphohydrolase, with the protein product MIDENGYRPNVGIIIVNKEGKLFWGKRIQQDAWQFPQGGIRENETPQQAVFRELKEEVGLEPSDVRVLGRTDDWISYDLPKHLIRHYSQPVCVGQKQIWFMLGFEGDVKNINLTQHESPEFEDWDWVDYWRPVQEVVSFKQAVYHQALTELLPTLETFWLNRK
- the aceE gene encoding pyruvate dehydrogenase (acetyl-transferring), homodimeric type; amino-acid sequence: MSENFVDQDPQETQEWIDALEAVVSFEGTDKAQHIIASLIEKARVHGIDIPYSANTPYINTIAEENQANYPGDLTLEKKLRAILRWNAMAIVSGANKNTSVGGHIASYASSCTLYEVGMNHFFKGPKHPQGADMVFFQGHTSPGMYSRSFLEGRLNEEQLRNYRQEVDGNGLSSYPHPWLMSDYWQFPTVSMGLGPLMAIYQARFMKYMQARGLAETTGRKVWAFLGDGEMDEPESRGAIQLAKREKLDNLVFVINCNLQRLDGPVRGNDSIIQELEGVFRGAGWNVLKVLWGSGWDRLLQKDKTGKLVERMGEVPDGEYQAYKAKDGAFVRQHFFGKYPETAELVADMTDDEIFRLTRGGHSPRKIYNAYKRATETVGQPSVILAKTVKGYGMGAYGEAANTAHQQKKLDNEGYKYFRDRFAIPISDEEIDKGPVPFYQPSEDSDVMQYMRARREELGGALPSRQDNAEALPVPSLDTFKMLTEGTGEREMSTTMAFVRLISILLRDKTLGPRVVPIIPDEARTFGMEGLFRQVGIYDPAGQLYQPMDSDQLMWYKESANGQVFEEGINEAGAMANWVAAATAYANYGVSMIPFYIYYSMFGFQRIGDLAWAAGDSRARGFLIGGTAGRTTLEGEGLQHQDGHNLIQFDHVPNCMTYDPTFAFEMAVIIRDGIKRMFAEKEDVFYYITAMNENYSHPAMPEGAEDGILKGLYKFKDSSAKHKNKVQLMGSGTIFREVIAAAEMLESEWDVAADIWGVPSFNLLRRDGMEVTRWNTLHPKETAKKPYVTETLEGSEGPFIVATDYIRDYPERIRQYVPGEYYVLGTDGFGRSDTREQLRKFFEVNRYYVVVSALKSLADAGTIKADVVAKAIEKYGIDSDKPFPTHA
- the aceF gene encoding dihydrolipoyllysine-residue acetyltransferase yields the protein MATQQITIPDIGDFDAVEVIEILVAAGDEVAVDDSLVTLESDKATMEIPSPVAGKITNVAISIGDSVSEGTYIMDVEVSGDAAAPAEEKPAAPQEPAPAPQAPAPAQAPDSAQEPAPQPSAASPAAIAAASKPVNAQEMGASSHASPSVRAFARKLGVDLTTVAGTGPKGRIQQTDVEAAIKAVMSGQKAAPGGAVSGGMGIPPVPEVDFSKFGETTTEELGRIKKISGKFLHASWLNVPHVTQFDECDITEMDQFRKDQKAAAEKQGIKLTPLVFVMKAVVKALQDFPSFNASLSPDGQSIIKKHYYNIGIAVDTPNGLVVPVVKDVDKKGIYELSQDLMEISAKARDGKLGPADMAGGTFTISSLGGIGGTQFTPIVNAPEVAIMGLSKAKMQPVWNGSEFAPRLVMPFSVSYDHRAIDGAEGVRFTTTVGNYLSDLRQLIL
- the lpdA gene encoding dihydrolipoyl dehydrogenase; the encoded protein is MTKIVDIVIPDIGDFAEVDVIEVLVSAGDEVAQDDSLVTLESDKATMEIPAPFAGKIVSLTAAVGDKASEGSIIGTMEIANTETVAANVEDSVAHEAPKPEATPAQQAEAPQAVSAADLPPADMTCEVLVLGSGPGGYTAAFRAADLGKKVVMIERYENIGGVCLNVGCIPSKALLHMSVVLNETREMGAHGITFAEPEIDTNKMRAYKDSVIGKLTGGLAGLAKARKVEVVQGYGKFSSANTVTVDMADGSTKTIAFEKAIIAAGSRVVKLPFIPHDDPRVMDSTDALELEEVPKRMLVIGGGIIGLEMAQVYDSLGASITVVELGDTIIPGADKDISKPLLKKIKKQYENVFLKSKVTNVEAKDEGLVVTFEGKDCPETDTFDRILVAVGRTPNGKLIDAEKAGVAVNDWGFIEVDERQKTNVDHIYAIGDIVGQPMLAHKAVHEGKVAAEVISGMNSAFTPMGIPSVAYTDPEVAWAGKTETELKAEGVEYEKGAFPWAASGRSLSLGRDEGLTKALFCAKTHRLLGCGIVGPNAGELVAEAMLAIEMGADMQDIGLTIHPHPTLSETICFAAEMAEGTITDLMPPKKRK
- a CDS encoding PACE efflux transporter; translated protein: MLITLTRIKRRLLYVIVFEITAIILSTFVLMLLSNSDVDESLPVAILMSTAAVVWNYLFNTAFEFWETRQQINKRTLAVRSLHALGFEGGLILICVPLYMVWYGVDLWTAFAMEAALLLFFLVYTFVFTFLFDQVFILQHQMPAKA
- a CDS encoding DUF3820 family protein: MNPENLKKLVEVTMPYGKYKGRLLADLPGNYLNWFAAKGFPEGNLGQLLALMHELDHNGLKSLLDPLRK
- a CDS encoding DUF2058 domain-containing protein gives rise to the protein MAGSLFDQLKKSGLVTDKKAKQVQREKQQQNKKSKANKAKKGQIQQSEAAQLAAKAAEEKAQRDRELNQQRQQQQAENAKKAELKQIIEANQLKNYQGDIAYNFADDSAVKTLNINSKTQKGLANEQLHIVRFNNGYTVVPNEVLEKIEQRDATVIIRNNNNHDSHLSEEDKAYYAKFEIPDDLVW